In Paenibacillus sp., the genomic stretch ACTCGTAGACCTTCTCATTGAAGCGGATGCTGGATCGTCCGGTTATGCGCGATACGGTGTCGCATAGATGCTGCAGCCGCGCATCGACGCTTCCGCCGCCCGACAGCAGCGAAGCGATGACGATCGCGCCCGCGTTAATCATCGGGTTCAGCGGCTTCTTGTGATCGAGCGTCTCCAGCTTCACGATCGAGTTGAACGGATCGACGCTCGGCTCCATGCCGACCTTCGAGAACACGCGCTCCGGCCCGCAGTCGTTCAACGCGACCATGAGCGTAATAATTTTGGAGATGCTCTGCAGCGTGAACGACGTGTCGGCGTCGCCCGCTTTCAAGATGGAGCCGTCCGCCCCCGCCGCCGCAATGCCGAGGGCATGGGGGTTCGCATACGCCAGCTCCGGGATGTAGGCGGCTACCGCGCCCTGCTTGGTGTACGGTCGGTAGTCGCGGATGAGCCGCTCCAGCGTCTCCTGACCGATTTCGTTCGGGATCGTCTGCACTAAGGTTCCTCCTCCGGAACAACATCACTGATCTTAGTGTATCCCTGCGCGGTTCCCAAAACAACTACATGCTGCACCGCGGAACGCAAAGAAAAACCCCTGCGCTACCGCAGAGGTTTGTGTGTATATGTATGGAGCGGGTGATGGGAATCGAACCCACGCTATCAGCTTGGAAGGCTGAAGTTCTACCATTGAACTACACCCGCAACGATCGGGACGACACGATTCGAACATGCGACCCCCTGGTCCCAAACCAGGTGCTCTACCAAGCTGAGCTACGTCCCGTTACGTATTCGATTGAAAAATGGCGTGCCCTGAGAGATTCGAACTCCCGACCT encodes the following:
- the glsA gene encoding glutaminase A; this translates as MPNEIGQETLERLIRDYRPYTKQGAVAAYIPELAYANPHALGIAAAGADGSILKAGDADTSFTLQSISKIITLMVALNDCGPERVFSKVGMEPSVDPFNSIVKLETLDHKKPLNPMINAGAIVIASLLSGGGSVDARLQHLCDTVSRITGRSSIRFNEKVYESERRTGDRNRALAYFMKSTGIIDSDVDVEKTLDLYFKACSLEVDCVDLAKIGLFFALWGKCVESQTDGTCSTKEIVTPEIAQIVTTIMITSGMYNHSGEFFLKVGLPAKSGVSGGIVAFSPNRYGFGLFGPAIDAAGNSVAGVKMLEELSRSHRLHLVSPH